The Bombus vancouverensis nearcticus chromosome 5, iyBomVanc1_principal, whole genome shotgun sequence genome segment ttaTATCATTATCATTGTTTCGAAAATCTTTCATACAAACTAATTCttaattcaattattttcgtTCTTCGCTTAATACAAATGTATCAGATGAAAATTTATAGTTATGCTTTGGAACAGatagtataattaaataaatgctCAATATATAATACGGTTCCTTATATATGAAAAGTTTGATAATCTATAAACGATTAATAAGAGAGGAAATCCTCTGCTTGTAAATGTATTAGTGAGCTAACAAACACAATTTAGTGGtaaacaaaatacaaattttggattcttttagtttttttagaaataagtcgaaaatggtTTTTAATTATACTCTATTTTATAAGGATTTTAGTCTTTAGAGGCTATATAACGTGCTTATTGTACAACAtattatcattttcttttttttttatatatcttattattaAGATTTTTATCTTTCGGCAAACATTACATatgaattattagaaaatttcacATTCTTTTATCGCTGTTTCATATATccgttttaaatattccaaatgTTTGTAATTTACATTAGGCTTTtcaagtaataaataaatatgttgaATATGTACTGTCTCTGGGAAAGTGCAATAAAATGTAGGTAATGGTCAGTTaatatcgtttctttctttgtaAATTCCATATATATTCTATCTTAAACTTATTGAAACTTCCATTAATACAGAAATTTCATTGATAAAAGATTAGAATTCCACTTTAATACAAATGTACAATAAATGCAAACAAACGcacataataaaaatatatggtATACCTGTTGATATTAATACCAATTATTTGAATGATCTGCtctgtataatataatgtattaaAGATAATCAAATAGAATTACTAATATTAATGTAGTATAGAGACaagaaattctaaaatatttattttaaaattgaacaatttatTATGAGCCAAACAAAATGACAATGTATGTCTCCTTCACGTAGTACAATTTATGAATCACTTATACATCATATTAAATAACTGAAAACTCgaatttacaaattaaaaattagtactATAAATACTCTtatacttaattaattaatgtccTTATATCTAGGTGAACCAGTCAAATGTGCATTTTCTTTAACCATTACAATGTAgataacaatatttttatacacACTGACTATTAATATTTTGCGAACATGATTACTTGTACCtagttttataatatatattgcaTTATACAGTCTGAagatattttctataattaaaaaCACTATGAATTCTTTATGCACTCACATTAAGCATAGCCTTGATGTTTTAGAATCAAGAATTTTAAAACCatacttaaaattttattcttgaaTTCAGTCAAACAATTTACATTTTGCAATAGTAGGGATTATCTCGCACCCTGCTTTACTTTTTCTTGCTgctcttgttgtttctttagtTGTTTCTCCCTCATTCGTTCTGCATCTCTAAAACAATGAAAACATTATTCACGTAATATAATACAcagtatatataaaaaatttgaaattaattattttgaagTCTCTAAATGTTCTTACCATTCAAAAATCCTATTAAAACGAATCTAACGTTATCTAGCTTTTTAACGTAATTCtcaatgataattaaattaagtaCAGAAAATATGTGCATATAACCTAAAATTTTATATTGCTTtgtaattattacattttgtaTGTCTAAAgatttatatcatataatatggCATGATGGTTTTGATAATACATTCATAAATATCAAACATATATGAGCGtgcaaaaaaattttaatacatattaaataCTGTTACCGTGCTTTTCGTTGTTCTAATGAAAGACCCTTATTGCTGTCTTGTTCAGCTGCAGACTTTTTAACagtctttttcatatttttggcTCGTGCTAACT includes the following:
- the LOC117156458 gene encoding putative SERF-like protein is translated as MTRGNQRELARAKNMKKTVKKSAAEQDSNKGLSLEQRKARDAERMREKQLKKQQEQQEKVKQGAR